One stretch of Methylopila sp. 73B DNA includes these proteins:
- the gatB gene encoding Asp-tRNA(Asn)/Glu-tRNA(Gln) amidotransferase subunit GatB, with the protein MNAPSRVPASSKLIPGATGDWEVVIGMEIHAQVTSEAKLFSGSSTGFGAAPNSHVSLVDAAMPGMLPVLNRECVRQAIRSGLAINAQINLVSTFDRKNYFYPDLPQGYQISQYKSPIVGEGEVTVDLGEGESIVVGVERIHLEQDAGKSIHDQDPKLSFVDLNRSGVALMEIVSKPDLRSSDEAKAYVTKLRTILRYIGACDGDMDKGNLRADVNVSVRKPGEPLGTRCEIKNVNSIRFIGQAIEIEARRQIEILEDGGSIDQETRLFDPVKGETRSMRSKEEAHDYRYFPDPDLLPLKVEQAEVDELRAALPELPDAKKARFIGDYGVTPYDAMVLTLERESADFFEAVAKHGDAKLAANWTINELFGRLNKEGLAIEASPLSAAQLGGLIGLISENVISGKIAKDLFEILWTEGGDPRELVESRGLRQVTDTGAIEKVCDEVIAANPDKVEQAKAKPTLIGWFVGQVMKASGGKANPQAVNDLLKRKLEI; encoded by the coding sequence ATGAACGCTCCCTCCCGCGTCCCCGCGAGCTCCAAACTCATCCCCGGCGCGACCGGCGACTGGGAGGTCGTGATCGGCATGGAGATCCATGCGCAGGTGACGTCCGAGGCGAAGCTGTTCTCGGGCTCCTCCACCGGCTTCGGCGCGGCCCCGAACAGCCACGTCAGCCTGGTCGACGCCGCGATGCCCGGCATGCTGCCGGTGCTGAACCGCGAGTGCGTGCGGCAGGCGATCCGCTCCGGCCTCGCGATCAACGCCCAGATCAATCTGGTCTCGACTTTCGACCGCAAGAACTACTTCTACCCGGACCTGCCGCAGGGCTACCAGATCTCGCAGTACAAGAGCCCGATCGTGGGCGAGGGCGAGGTCACGGTGGATCTCGGCGAGGGCGAGAGCATCGTCGTCGGCGTCGAGCGCATCCACCTCGAGCAGGACGCCGGCAAGTCGATCCACGACCAGGACCCGAAGCTGTCCTTCGTCGACCTGAACCGCTCCGGCGTCGCGCTGATGGAGATCGTGTCGAAGCCGGACCTGCGCTCGTCGGACGAGGCCAAGGCCTACGTCACCAAACTGCGCACCATCCTGCGCTACATCGGCGCCTGCGACGGCGACATGGACAAGGGCAACCTGCGCGCGGACGTCAACGTCTCCGTCCGGAAGCCCGGCGAGCCGCTCGGCACGCGCTGCGAGATCAAGAACGTCAACTCGATCCGCTTCATCGGCCAGGCGATCGAGATCGAGGCGCGCCGCCAGATCGAGATCCTCGAGGACGGCGGCAGCATCGACCAGGAGACGCGGCTGTTCGACCCCGTCAAGGGCGAGACGCGGTCGATGCGCTCCAAGGAAGAGGCGCACGACTACCGCTACTTCCCCGATCCGGACCTGCTGCCGCTGAAGGTCGAGCAGGCGGAGGTGGACGAGCTCCGCGCCGCGCTGCCCGAGCTGCCGGACGCCAAGAAGGCGCGTTTCATCGGCGACTACGGCGTGACGCCCTACGACGCCATGGTGCTGACGCTGGAGCGGGAGTCCGCCGACTTCTTCGAAGCCGTGGCGAAGCACGGCGACGCCAAGCTCGCGGCGAACTGGACGATCAACGAGCTGTTCGGCCGCCTCAACAAGGAGGGCCTCGCGATCGAGGCGAGCCCGCTTTCGGCAGCCCAGCTCGGCGGCCTGATCGGCCTGATCTCCGAGAACGTGATCTCGGGAAAAATTGCAAAAGACCTGTTCGAGATCCTCTGGACCGAAGGCGGCGACCCGCGCGAGCTGGTCGAGAGCCGCGGCCTGCGGCAGGTCACCGATACCGGCGCGATCGAGAAGGTCTGCGACGAGGTGATCGCGGCGAACCCCGACAAGGTGGAGCAGGCGAAGGCCAAGCCGACCCTGATCGGCTGGTTCGTGGGCCAGGTGATGAAGGCCTCCGGCGGCAAGGCCAATCCGCAGGCCGTCAACGATCTGCTCAAGCGAAAGCTGGAGATCTGA
- a CDS encoding metal-dependent hydrolase: MRITWYGHSVFRLDFGSSVVLIDPFFENGVFKGDKAAAAKGTTHILLTHGHFDHVGDTVAIAAETGATVVADADLATWLGSKGVKALEPMNTGGSIGLGGFRVTMTQALHSSGQLDENGVAIALGEAHGLIVTPEGEDEPVVYAMGDTGIFGDMKLINELYAPTVGFVPVGDRFTMGAKTAAYACRHFFDFDLVVPCHFGTFPILEPNADRFVELMDSVRGTTVKAPAIGETFEVEG; this comes from the coding sequence ATGCGCATCACCTGGTACGGCCATTCGGTCTTCCGGCTCGACTTCGGATCCAGCGTCGTCCTGATCGATCCCTTCTTCGAGAACGGCGTGTTCAAAGGGGACAAGGCGGCCGCCGCCAAGGGGACCACGCACATCCTCCTGACGCACGGGCACTTCGACCATGTGGGCGACACGGTCGCGATCGCGGCCGAAACGGGCGCGACCGTGGTGGCGGACGCCGACCTCGCCACCTGGCTCGGCTCGAAGGGCGTCAAGGCGCTCGAGCCGATGAACACCGGCGGCTCCATCGGCCTCGGCGGCTTCCGCGTGACCATGACCCAGGCGCTGCATTCGTCGGGCCAGCTCGATGAGAACGGCGTCGCCATCGCGCTCGGGGAGGCGCACGGTCTGATCGTAACGCCCGAGGGCGAGGACGAGCCGGTGGTCTACGCCATGGGCGACACCGGCATCTTCGGCGACATGAAGCTGATCAACGAGCTCTACGCCCCGACGGTCGGCTTCGTGCCGGTCGGCGACCGTTTCACCATGGGCGCCAAGACCGCGGCCTACGCCTGCCGGCACTTCTTCGATTTCGACCTGGTCGTGCCCTGCCATTTCGGCACCTTTCCCATCCTCGAGCCCAACGCCGACCGTTTCGTCGAGCTGATGGACAGCGTGCGCGGGACGACCGTGAAGGCGCCGGCGATCGGCGAGACCTTCGAGGTCGAGGGGTAG
- a CDS encoding chorismate mutase — protein MSARPTYASMDEVRAAIDALDAEIMPLMAARAHCIAEAARIKNDPDVALVPWRVEEVAANARALGERHGLDPALADRLWRAMMAEFIAHERALMERASKR, from the coding sequence GTGAGCGCGCGGCCGACCTACGCCTCGATGGACGAGGTGCGGGCCGCGATCGACGCGCTCGACGCCGAGATCATGCCGCTGATGGCCGCGCGCGCCCACTGCATCGCCGAGGCCGCCCGCATCAAGAACGACCCCGATGTCGCGCTGGTGCCGTGGCGCGTCGAGGAGGTGGCCGCCAACGCCCGCGCGCTGGGCGAGCGGCACGGGCTCGATCCCGCGCTCGCCGACCGGCTGTGGCGCGCGATGATGGCGGAGTTCATCGCCCACGAGCGCGCGCTGATGGAGAGGGCGTCTAAGCGATGA
- the gatC gene encoding Asp-tRNA(Asn)/Glu-tRNA(Gln) amidotransferase subunit GatC: MSVDETTVRRVAKLARIAVEDHEVAKLKGELDAILAFVEELSQLDVDGVEPMTGVMPLSIRLREDAVTDGENAERVLQNAPAREGDFFVVPKVVE, from the coding sequence ATGTCCGTCGACGAAACCACCGTCCGCCGCGTCGCCAAGCTCGCCCGCATCGCGGTCGAGGACCACGAGGTCGCGAAGCTCAAGGGCGAGCTCGACGCGATCCTCGCCTTCGTGGAGGAGCTGTCCCAGCTCGACGTCGACGGCGTGGAGCCGATGACGGGCGTCATGCCCCTGTCGATCCGGCTGCGCGAGGACGCAGTGACCGACGGCGAGAACGCCGAACGCGTGCTGCAGAACGCTCCCGCGCGGGAGGGTGACTTCTTCGTCGTCCCGAAGGTCGTCGAGTGA
- the gatA gene encoding Asp-tRNA(Asn)/Glu-tRNA(Gln) amidotransferase subunit GatA — protein MSDLLDFTFADARNKLAKKDFSAVELTQAYLAAIEAGRGLNAYVLETPEIALERAAVSDQRIASGEAGALEGLPLGVKDLFCTEGVRTTACSKILDGFTPPYESFVTEKMRAAGAVMLGKLNNDEFAMGSSNESSCFGTPVNPWRKTGSDAALVAGGSSGGSAAAVAARLCLGATATDTGGSIRQPAAFTGTVGIKPTYGRCSRWGIVAFASSLDQAGPIARDVRDAAILLGAMSGYDPRDSTSVEREVPDFEAAVGRSVKGLKIGLPKEYRVDGMPGEIEALWEQGAAWLRAAGAEVVEVSLPHTKYALPAYYIVAPAEASSNLARYDGVRYGLRAPGRDVTEMYEKTRAAGFGDEVRRRIMIGTYVLSAGYYDAYYVRAQKVRTLIKRDFETVFADGVDAILTPATPSAAFGIGENANASPVEMYLNDVFTVTVNMAGLPGVAVPAGKSADGLPLALQLIGRPFDEETLFSAAAVIEDAAGGGFTPERWW, from the coding sequence ATGTCCGATCTTCTCGATTTCACCTTCGCCGACGCCCGCAATAAGCTGGCCAAGAAGGATTTTTCGGCCGTTGAGCTGACACAGGCCTACCTCGCCGCCATCGAGGCGGGCCGCGGCCTGAACGCCTATGTGCTCGAGACGCCGGAGATCGCGCTGGAGCGCGCGGCCGTCTCCGACCAGCGCATCGCCAGCGGCGAGGCCGGCGCGCTCGAAGGCCTGCCGCTCGGCGTGAAGGACCTGTTCTGCACCGAGGGCGTGCGCACCACCGCCTGCTCGAAGATCCTCGACGGCTTCACGCCGCCCTACGAATCCTTCGTGACCGAAAAGATGCGCGCCGCGGGCGCCGTGATGCTCGGCAAGCTCAACAACGACGAGTTCGCCATGGGCTCGTCCAACGAGAGCTCCTGTTTCGGCACGCCGGTGAACCCTTGGCGCAAGACGGGCTCGGACGCGGCGCTCGTCGCTGGCGGCTCCTCCGGCGGCTCGGCCGCGGCCGTGGCGGCGAGGCTCTGCCTTGGGGCGACCGCGACCGACACCGGCGGCTCGATCCGCCAGCCGGCCGCCTTCACCGGCACGGTCGGCATCAAGCCTACCTACGGCCGCTGCTCGCGCTGGGGCATCGTCGCCTTCGCCTCCTCGCTCGACCAAGCCGGCCCGATCGCCCGCGACGTGCGCGACGCCGCGATCCTGCTCGGCGCCATGTCCGGTTATGACCCCCGCGACTCGACCTCGGTCGAGCGCGAGGTTCCGGACTTCGAGGCCGCGGTCGGGCGTTCGGTGAAGGGGCTGAAGATCGGTCTCCCCAAGGAATACCGGGTCGACGGCATGCCGGGCGAGATCGAGGCGCTGTGGGAGCAGGGCGCGGCGTGGCTGCGGGCGGCCGGAGCCGAGGTCGTCGAGGTCTCGCTGCCGCACACGAAGTACGCGCTGCCGGCCTACTACATCGTGGCTCCGGCGGAGGCCTCGTCGAATCTCGCCCGCTACGACGGCGTGCGCTACGGCCTGCGCGCGCCCGGCCGCGACGTGACGGAGATGTACGAGAAGACCCGGGCCGCGGGCTTCGGCGACGAGGTCCGCCGCCGCATCATGATCGGCACGTACGTGCTCTCGGCCGGCTACTACGACGCCTATTACGTCCGCGCCCAGAAGGTGCGCACCCTGATCAAGCGCGACTTCGAGACCGTGTTCGCGGACGGCGTCGACGCCATCCTGACGCCGGCGACCCCCTCCGCCGCCTTCGGGATCGGCGAGAACGCCAACGCCTCCCCGGTGGAGATGTACCTGAACGACGTCTTCACCGTGACCGTGAACATGGCCGGCCTGCCGGGCGTCGCCGTGCCGGCGGGCAAGTCCGCGGACGGCCTGCCGCTCGCGCTGCAGCTCATTGGCCGGCCGTTCGACGAGGAGACGCTGTTCTCGGCCGCGGCGGTGATCGAGGACGCGGCCGGCGGCGGCTTCACCCCCGAGCGCTGGTGGTGA
- a CDS encoding AEC family transporter, with protein sequence MILAFESLLPSFLLILFGFGLSRSPLLPAALWEGIERLNYYVLFPALLFVTLARADLASAPIGPMAGAMVLAILLVAGGMLASRRWWMSLPNVDGRAFSSHFQGAIRWQTSVALALAATLYGREGLALGAIGVAAMIPLLNLLSVAVVASYGASTPPSRRALAQELARNPLILSVLAGAALNASGVRLYGPAVETVDLLGRGALGVGLLLVGAGLAPATLRLRLDIGLVVVVKLVLMPILMIGFATLFGVEGVALGVVAISSAVPTASNAYLLARRLGGDAPLMSAIITVQTVVAFATLPTTLWLIGAT encoded by the coding sequence GTGATCCTCGCCTTCGAAAGCCTTTTGCCCTCGTTCCTGCTGATCCTGTTCGGCTTTGGCCTCTCCCGCTCGCCGCTGCTGCCGGCGGCGCTGTGGGAGGGGATCGAGCGGCTGAACTACTACGTGTTGTTTCCCGCCCTGCTGTTCGTGACGCTCGCCCGCGCCGACCTCGCCTCGGCGCCGATCGGGCCGATGGCGGGCGCCATGGTGCTCGCCATCCTGCTGGTCGCGGGCGGCATGCTCGCGTCGCGCCGGTGGTGGATGAGCCTTCCGAACGTCGACGGGCGCGCCTTCAGCTCGCATTTCCAGGGCGCCATCCGCTGGCAGACCTCCGTCGCGCTGGCTTTGGCGGCGACGCTCTACGGCCGTGAAGGCCTGGCGCTCGGCGCGATCGGCGTCGCCGCCATGATCCCGTTGCTCAATCTCCTGTCGGTCGCGGTCGTTGCGTCCTACGGGGCCAGCACGCCGCCCTCACGCCGCGCTCTGGCGCAGGAGCTCGCGCGCAACCCGCTGATCCTGTCGGTGCTGGCCGGCGCGGCGCTCAACGCCTCTGGTGTTCGGCTGTACGGACCCGCGGTCGAGACCGTCGACCTGCTCGGCCGCGGCGCGCTCGGCGTGGGGCTGCTGCTTGTCGGCGCCGGGCTCGCGCCCGCCACGCTTCGGCTGCGGCTCGACATCGGCCTGGTCGTGGTGGTGAAGCTGGTGTTGATGCCGATCCTGATGATCGGCTTCGCCACGCTGTTCGGCGTGGAGGGCGTCGCGCTCGGCGTGGTCGCGATCTCGAGCGCGGTGCCGACGGCGAGCAACGCCTATCTTCTGGCGCGCCGCCTCGGAGGCGACGCGCCGTTGATGTCCGCCATCATCACGGTGCAGACCGTCGTCGCCTTCGCGACGCTGCCCACAACCTTATGGTTGATCGGCGCGACGTAA
- the ruvX gene encoding Holliday junction resolvase RuvX, producing MSTIFPEFESFVAALPADGSLFGLDLGTKTVGVAVSDPRRTIASPVETILRRKFTLDADRLLELAAGRKVVGFVLGLPVNMDGSEGPRCQATRAFARSLAGRTPLPISFWDERLSTAAVERMLISFDTSRKRRDEIVDKLAAAYILQGAIDRIGGLRRTAEDAAR from the coding sequence ATGTCGACCATCTTCCCCGAGTTCGAAAGCTTCGTGGCTGCGCTCCCGGCGGACGGCTCCCTGTTCGGGCTCGACCTCGGCACCAAGACGGTGGGCGTCGCCGTTTCCGATCCGCGCCGCACCATCGCGTCGCCGGTCGAGACCATCCTGCGCCGCAAGTTCACGCTTGACGCCGACCGGCTGCTGGAGCTCGCGGCCGGGCGCAAGGTCGTCGGCTTCGTGCTTGGCCTGCCCGTCAACATGGACGGCAGCGAAGGCCCGCGCTGCCAGGCGACCCGCGCCTTCGCGCGCAGCCTCGCTGGTCGCACGCCGTTGCCCATCAGCTTCTGGGACGAACGGCTGTCGACGGCGGCCGTGGAGCGGATGCTGATCTCGTTCGACACCAGCCGGAAGCGGCGCGACGAGATCGTGGACAAGCTCGCCGCCGCCTACATCCTGCAGGGCGCGATCGATCGCATCGGCGGGCTTCGCCGGACGGCGGAAGACGCCGCGCGATGA
- a CDS encoding Uma2 family endonuclease translates to MNVRYDDLVDYRSVELQPGMAVPVEVFLDWIDTQEGKYEYDRGTIGMMVKVTRNHSLLGARFVYLLSRALEDQPYEVHAEAFGVRTDGSIRFPDVLVQRPEADGRALDSKTPLLIVEVLSPSSVYADHVVKRDEYLALPTLQAYVVADANSPKLTLWERGADGAFPAEPVVVAGLDAELRLAGLAVALPLARLYRGIIA, encoded by the coding sequence ATGAACGTCAGATACGACGATCTGGTCGACTACCGCTCCGTCGAACTCCAGCCCGGCATGGCCGTGCCGGTCGAGGTGTTTCTCGACTGGATCGACACGCAGGAGGGCAAGTACGAGTACGACCGGGGCACGATCGGCATGATGGTGAAGGTCACGCGCAACCACTCGCTGCTGGGCGCGCGGTTCGTCTATCTTCTGTCACGCGCTCTCGAGGATCAGCCTTACGAGGTCCACGCCGAGGCCTTCGGGGTGCGCACCGACGGCAGCATCCGCTTTCCCGACGTGCTGGTGCAGCGCCCGGAAGCCGACGGCCGCGCGCTGGACTCGAAGACTCCGCTCTTGATCGTCGAGGTGCTGTCGCCGTCGTCGGTCTATGCGGACCATGTGGTGAAGCGGGACGAGTATCTCGCTCTGCCGACCCTCCAGGCCTATGTGGTCGCCGACGCCAACTCGCCGAAGCTCACGCTGTGGGAACGCGGGGCGGACGGCGCGTTCCCGGCCGAACCTGTCGTAGTCGCGGGTCTCGACGCCGAACTGCGGCTCGCAGGCCTCGCCGTCGCGCTGCCGCTCGCCAGGCTCTACCGCGGGATCATCGCTTAG